A window of the Williamsia phyllosphaerae genome harbors these coding sequences:
- the alaS gene encoding alanine--tRNA ligase, with protein sequence MQTHEIRKRFLDHFIRAGHTEIPSASLILDDPNLLFVNAGMVPFKPYFLGEQTPPSERATSIQKCVRTLDIEEVGITTRHNTFFQMAGNFSFGDYFKREAIGFAWSLLTDSVDDGGFGIEPTRLWPTVYLDDDEAEAIWRDEIGVPAERIQRRGMADNYWSMGVPGPCGPCSEIFYDRGPDYGVEGGPEADEDRYIEIWNLVFMQNQRGPGIGKDNYEILGPLPRQNIDTGMGIERVACILQDVDNVYETDLLKPVIDVAARLTGRSYNSSAADDVRFRVIADHTRTAVMLISDGVLPGNDGRGYVLRRLLRRIVRSARLLGATEATMGEFVDTVLATMAQSYPVLTDDADRIRAVAVREEDAFLATLSAGSKLFDDAAASTAGAGRTQISGRDAFALHDTYGFPIDLTLEMAAEAGLSVDEQGFADLMAEQRQRAKADANANKKSHADLSVYREFLDRGPTEFTGFDELVSEARVLGIVDGGVSLPVAGVGRDVEIILDRSPLYAESGGQTADVGAITTSSGMRARVTDVQKIAKSVWSHAVTIESGEITVGDDVIAQVDSQWRRGATQGHSGTHLVGAALRQVLGSDATQAGSLNRPGYLRFDFRAQGPVTDSQRDEIEEIANTAVESDFPVHTFETGLDEARAMGAMALFGENYGDIVRVVEIGGPFSMELCGGTHVGSSAQVGPVTLLGESSVGSGIRRVEAYVGLDSYRYLAKERALLGALSSSLKVPSDQVPDRVANIVERLRDAEKQIERMRAESARASAASLIDDAQRIGAVLVVAARLPDGLAAGDLRALATDLRGRVAAEPALVALFSVADDKVPFVVAVTDAARHAGVAAGAVVKEIAPLVGGRGGGKPDLAQGSGSDAAGIEAALARIRELAAVTRAGAGG encoded by the coding sequence GTGCAGACCCATGAGATCAGGAAGCGATTCCTCGATCACTTCATCCGTGCCGGTCACACCGAGATCCCCAGCGCGTCGCTGATCCTCGACGATCCGAACCTGCTGTTCGTGAACGCGGGGATGGTCCCGTTCAAGCCGTACTTCCTCGGTGAGCAGACACCGCCGTCCGAGCGCGCCACCAGCATCCAGAAATGTGTCCGCACCCTCGACATCGAGGAGGTGGGCATCACCACTCGTCACAACACCTTCTTCCAGATGGCGGGCAACTTCTCCTTCGGCGACTACTTCAAGCGCGAGGCCATCGGCTTCGCGTGGTCGCTGCTCACCGACTCGGTCGACGACGGCGGGTTCGGGATCGAACCGACCCGCCTGTGGCCGACGGTGTACCTCGACGACGACGAGGCCGAGGCCATCTGGCGCGACGAGATCGGTGTCCCCGCCGAGCGCATCCAGCGCCGCGGGATGGCCGACAACTACTGGTCGATGGGTGTCCCCGGGCCCTGCGGCCCCTGCTCGGAGATCTTCTACGACCGCGGACCCGACTACGGCGTCGAAGGCGGACCCGAAGCCGACGAGGACCGCTACATCGAGATCTGGAATCTCGTCTTCATGCAGAACCAGCGCGGACCGGGTATCGGCAAGGACAACTACGAGATCCTCGGCCCGCTGCCGCGTCAGAACATCGACACCGGCATGGGCATCGAGCGCGTCGCCTGCATCCTCCAGGACGTCGACAACGTCTACGAGACCGATCTCCTCAAGCCGGTCATCGACGTCGCCGCCCGCCTGACCGGCCGCTCCTACAACTCCTCGGCCGCCGACGACGTGCGGTTCCGCGTCATCGCCGACCACACCCGGACCGCGGTCATGCTCATCTCCGACGGTGTGCTGCCGGGCAACGACGGCCGGGGTTACGTGTTGCGCCGCCTGCTGCGCCGCATCGTGCGGTCGGCCCGCCTGCTCGGTGCCACCGAGGCCACCATGGGCGAGTTCGTGGACACGGTGCTCGCGACGATGGCGCAGTCCTACCCGGTGCTGACCGACGACGCCGATCGCATCCGGGCGGTCGCGGTGCGCGAGGAGGACGCCTTCCTCGCCACCCTGTCGGCCGGATCGAAACTGTTCGACGACGCGGCCGCGTCGACCGCGGGTGCCGGGCGGACCCAGATCTCCGGGCGTGACGCCTTCGCGCTGCACGACACCTACGGGTTCCCGATCGACCTGACGCTCGAGATGGCCGCCGAGGCCGGACTGTCGGTCGACGAGCAGGGCTTCGCCGACCTCATGGCCGAGCAGCGACAGCGGGCCAAGGCCGACGCGAACGCCAACAAGAAGTCGCACGCCGACCTCTCCGTGTACCGGGAGTTCCTCGACCGCGGCCCCACCGAGTTCACCGGATTCGACGAACTGGTGTCCGAGGCACGTGTTCTCGGGATCGTCGACGGCGGGGTGAGTCTGCCCGTGGCCGGTGTCGGACGCGACGTGGAGATCATCCTCGACCGCAGCCCGCTCTACGCCGAATCGGGTGGACAGACCGCCGACGTCGGGGCCATCACCACGAGCTCGGGAATGCGTGCGCGGGTCACCGATGTGCAGAAGATCGCCAAATCCGTGTGGAGCCATGCCGTCACGATCGAGTCCGGGGAGATCACCGTCGGCGACGACGTGATCGCCCAGGTCGACTCGCAGTGGCGACGCGGCGCCACCCAGGGACACTCCGGCACCCACCTCGTCGGTGCCGCACTGCGTCAGGTCCTCGGATCCGATGCGACACAGGCCGGTTCGCTCAACCGCCCCGGCTACCTCCGGTTCGACTTCCGCGCGCAGGGCCCGGTCACCGACTCCCAGCGCGACGAGATCGAGGAGATCGCCAACACCGCGGTCGAGTCCGACTTCCCCGTCCACACCTTCGAGACCGGTCTCGACGAGGCCAGGGCGATGGGTGCGATGGCGCTGTTCGGAGAGAACTACGGCGACATCGTCCGCGTAGTGGAGATCGGCGGACCGTTCTCGATGGAACTGTGCGGCGGAACGCATGTCGGTTCGTCGGCGCAGGTCGGGCCGGTCACCCTGCTCGGTGAGTCGTCGGTCGGGTCGGGGATCCGCCGTGTCGAGGCCTACGTCGGTCTCGACTCCTACCGGTACCTCGCCAAGGAGCGGGCGCTGCTCGGGGCGTTGTCGTCGTCGCTGAAGGTGCCCAGCGACCAGGTGCCCGACCGCGTCGCCAACATCGTCGAACGACTGCGTGACGCCGAGAAGCAGATCGAGAGGATGCGGGCCGAGTCGGCACGTGCATCGGCGGCGTCGCTGATCGATGACGCGCAGCGGATCGGCGCGGTCCTCGTGGTCGCGGCCCGCCTCCCGGACGGCCTGGCCGCGGGCGATCTGCGTGCCCTGGCCACCGATCTGCGTGGTCGTGTCGCGGCCGAACCGGCGCTCGTCGCACTGTTCTCGGTCGCCGACGACAAGGTGCCGTTCGTCGTCGCCGTGACCGACGCGGCCCGCCACGCCGGTGTCGCGGCGGGGGCCGTCGTGAAGGAGATCGCACCCCTGGTCGGGGGTCGCGGCGGTGGCAAACCCGATCTCGCCCAGGGCTCGGGCAGCGACGCAGCCGGCATCGAGGCAGCACTCGCCCGGATCCGCGAGCTCGCCGCCGTCACCCGAGCCGGGGCAGGCGGGTGA
- the ruvX gene encoding Holliday junction resolvase RuvX translates to MSGLVPRGRRLAVDVGSVRIGVASCDPDGMLATPVETVARASDGRDITRIADLVAEYEAIEVIVGLPTTLRGEHGAAADAATGFGARIAKRIDPVPVVFHDERLTTVAATQMLRASGRSTRTHKSVIDQAAAVAILQSWLDRRARQHSVSGSAGE, encoded by the coding sequence GTGAGCGGGCTCGTCCCGCGCGGCCGTCGACTCGCCGTCGATGTCGGGAGCGTGCGGATCGGCGTCGCCTCGTGTGATCCTGACGGCATGCTGGCCACCCCCGTCGAGACCGTCGCGCGTGCCTCTGACGGCCGGGACATCACCCGCATCGCCGACTTGGTCGCCGAGTACGAGGCGATCGAGGTGATCGTCGGACTGCCGACCACGCTGCGCGGCGAGCACGGTGCCGCCGCCGACGCGGCCACCGGTTTCGGTGCCCGGATCGCCAAGCGCATCGACCCGGTGCCCGTGGTCTTCCACGACGAGAGGCTGACCACCGTCGCCGCCACGCAGATGTTGCGCGCGAGCGGACGGTCCACGCGCACCCACAAGTCGGTCATCGATCAGGCGGCCGCCGTCGCCATCCTGCAGTCGTGGTTGGACCGACGCGCCCGGCAGCACTCGGTCAGTGGGTCCGCCGGTGAGTGA
- a CDS encoding endolytic transglycosylase MltG, whose translation MSDQPNRHRRRAPGEDQTPEEADRLRRLLENGGGAPQRHRRAGRGRPDDSGVLPRIPRDAPRPGGDSAWQEPDRRARPRVIPPAAPGQVPPGPPAPPSAGDTRRDPYPGENPPPAPRRLPPDPRRYETPPAPSYVDPPLSPPAEEQTTFIARPEPTTDPDAGPDERRTRRTAPGRARGSRSSAHMTRRKRRRRITLAFVLVFMVAVVGALGYTGLRMTGYFVNDDNYSNASGTGDVLVQIPQDSSLTQFGQILQEKGVVASVRAFTDAAGNAPISAGFYKLRTGIPASTAVSMLGGDSNRVGRLVIPPGRQLDTKQTADGSPSIGIFEMLAQATTVTINGQRDGVTAEELAQAAATASPADLGVPSWATDAVSALDGDHRRIEGLIAPVAWEAIDPSLTPVQMLRYLISGSADMFSQWGLTEPNQTGLTPYQTLVSASVVEKEVADPGDYGKVARVIVNRLGKNQRLEMDSTANYTAAVVNIDVSGDAYTAPTKWNTYQVRGLPVTPIGSVGKEPLIATEAPPEGNWIYFVAVDSQGTTLFTDNYEEHLRNRQKACDNKVLAVGCR comes from the coding sequence GTGAGTGACCAACCGAATCGGCATCGTCGCCGAGCCCCGGGAGAGGACCAGACCCCGGAGGAGGCAGACCGCCTGCGTCGACTCCTCGAGAACGGTGGCGGAGCACCACAACGGCATCGCCGCGCCGGCCGCGGACGACCCGACGACTCCGGCGTGCTCCCGCGGATTCCCCGCGACGCCCCCCGTCCCGGCGGCGACAGCGCGTGGCAGGAACCCGATCGCCGCGCGCGCCCGCGCGTCATCCCGCCCGCCGCACCCGGACAGGTGCCACCCGGTCCGCCCGCCCCGCCGTCGGCCGGTGACACCCGACGGGACCCGTACCCGGGCGAGAACCCGCCGCCCGCGCCGCGTCGGCTGCCACCCGACCCCCGTCGATACGAGACGCCCCCGGCGCCGTCGTACGTCGACCCGCCGCTCTCGCCGCCCGCCGAGGAACAGACCACGTTCATCGCGCGTCCGGAACCCACGACCGACCCGGATGCCGGTCCCGACGAGCGCCGCACGCGGCGCACCGCTCCCGGACGCGCACGCGGATCGCGGTCGAGCGCCCACATGACCCGACGCAAGCGACGGCGGCGTATCACCCTCGCCTTCGTCCTGGTATTCATGGTCGCGGTCGTGGGTGCGCTCGGTTACACCGGGCTGCGGATGACCGGCTACTTCGTCAACGACGACAACTACTCGAACGCATCGGGTACCGGTGACGTCCTCGTCCAGATACCGCAGGACTCGTCGCTGACCCAGTTCGGGCAGATCCTGCAGGAGAAGGGCGTCGTCGCGAGCGTGCGTGCGTTCACCGACGCAGCGGGCAACGCGCCGATCTCGGCCGGCTTCTACAAACTGCGTACCGGCATCCCGGCCTCGACGGCGGTGTCGATGCTCGGCGGCGACAGCAATCGGGTGGGGCGGCTCGTGATCCCCCCGGGCCGTCAGCTCGACACCAAGCAGACCGCCGACGGGTCCCCGAGCATCGGCATCTTCGAGATGTTGGCGCAGGCGACCACCGTGACCATCAACGGACAGCGCGACGGCGTCACCGCCGAGGAACTCGCGCAGGCTGCGGCCACTGCCTCGCCGGCCGACCTGGGTGTCCCGTCCTGGGCGACCGACGCCGTCTCGGCGCTCGACGGGGACCATCGACGCATCGAGGGACTCATCGCGCCGGTGGCCTGGGAGGCCATCGACCCATCGCTCACCCCGGTACAGATGCTGCGCTACCTGATCTCCGGGAGTGCCGACATGTTCTCGCAGTGGGGTCTGACCGAGCCCAACCAGACCGGCCTCACCCCGTATCAGACGCTGGTCTCGGCGTCGGTGGTCGAGAAGGAGGTCGCCGATCCCGGCGACTACGGCAAGGTGGCCCGGGTCATCGTGAACCGGTTGGGCAAGAACCAACGACTCGAGATGGACTCGACCGCCAACTACACCGCGGCCGTGGTCAACATCGACGTCTCCGGGGACGCCTACACCGCGCCGACCAAGTGGAACACCTACCAGGTCCGCGGTCTGCCGGTGACGCCGATCGGATCGGTGGGCAAGGAGCCGCTCATCGCCACCGAGGCGCCGCCGGAGGGCAACTGGATCTACTTCGTCGCCGTCGACTCCCAGGGCACGACGCTGTTCACCGACAACTACGAGGAGCATCTGCGCAACCGGCAGAAGGCCTGCGACAACAAGGTCCTCGCGGTCGGATGTCGTTGA
- a CDS encoding shikimate dehydrogenase, which yields MSLTADPRSAQIRRAAVLGSPIGHSRSPDLHLAAYRALGLEHWTYERIECTAETLPALVDGLDESYIGLSVTMPAKVAALRHATTVTDRARLVGSANTLVRTDSGRWHADCTDIDGVTGALAELDADDLAGESVVLIGAGGTARPALAALASAGAGAVTVVVRDASRADGLRRLAAELRIDLDTRAFESSADLTAVCARSSVVVSTVPAEAAGRLAASIAAAPRLLDAIYHPWPTPAAAAVADAGGRVIGGLVMLLNQAVTQVESFTGLSAPRAQMAAALAD from the coding sequence ATGTCGTTGACGGCGGACCCTCGGTCCGCGCAGATTCGCCGCGCCGCGGTCCTCGGGTCACCGATCGGGCACTCCCGCTCACCGGATCTGCACCTCGCCGCCTATCGCGCGCTCGGTCTCGAGCACTGGACCTACGAGCGGATCGAGTGCACCGCGGAGACCCTGCCCGCGCTCGTCGACGGTCTCGACGAGAGCTACATCGGACTCTCGGTCACGATGCCCGCCAAGGTGGCCGCGCTGCGGCACGCCACCACGGTCACCGATCGTGCCCGTCTCGTCGGCTCGGCGAACACGTTGGTGCGCACCGACTCCGGTCGCTGGCACGCCGACTGCACCGACATCGACGGCGTGACCGGCGCCCTGGCCGAACTCGACGCCGACGACCTGGCGGGGGAGTCGGTCGTGCTGATCGGGGCCGGTGGCACCGCCCGACCGGCCCTGGCCGCGTTGGCGTCCGCCGGGGCCGGTGCGGTCACGGTCGTCGTCCGAGACGCCTCCCGAGCCGACGGGTTGCGCCGGCTCGCAGCCGAACTGCGCATCGACCTGGACACCCGCGCATTCGAGTCGTCGGCGGACCTCACCGCGGTCTGCGCGCGCTCCTCGGTCGTCGTCAGCACGGTCCCGGCCGAGGCGGCCGGTCGTCTCGCCGCGTCGATCGCGGCCGCCCCCCGACTCCTCGACGCGATCTATCACCCGTGGCCCACGCCGGCCGCCGCTGCGGTCGCCGACGCCGGCGGACGCGTGATCGGTGGTCTGGTGATGTTGCTCAACCAGGCCGTCACCCAGGTCGAGTCGTTCACCGGACTGTCCGCGCCGCGCGCGCAGATGGCCGCCGCCCTCGCCGACTGA
- a CDS encoding A24 family peptidase — protein sequence MIVSFAVVSWLIVLCVHDLRAHVLPNRLTVPAGAAAVAMGVTDPHVGFSIVVLAAPYLVGVSLGACGGGDLKLAVGLGGVVADPVLSLLVVVAAALTTLAVATVRGRRTRGAGVAHGPALAGAAVALGGVWV from the coding sequence ATGATCGTCTCGTTCGCGGTGGTGTCCTGGTTGATCGTCCTGTGCGTACACGATCTACGTGCCCATGTCCTGCCGAACCGGCTGACGGTGCCCGCCGGGGCGGCTGCAGTGGCGATGGGCGTCACCGATCCGCACGTCGGGTTCTCGATTGTGGTCCTGGCCGCGCCGTATCTCGTCGGCGTGAGCCTCGGAGCCTGTGGCGGAGGTGATCTGAAGCTCGCCGTCGGTCTCGGCGGGGTGGTCGCGGATCCGGTGCTCTCACTCCTGGTCGTCGTGGCGGCCGCGCTGACGACGCTCGCGGTGGCCACGGTGCGGGGTCGGCGGACGCGGGGAGCGGGTGTGGCGCACGGTCCCGCGCTCGCGGGTGCGGCCGTCGCGCTCGGTGGTGTCTGGGTCTGA
- the aroC gene encoding chorismate synthase produces MLRWITAGESHGPALVALVEGMIAGVEVTTDDISSQLARRRLGYGRGARMKFEADKVTVLGGVRHGRTQGGPVAIEIANTEWPKWETVMSADPVDPAELADVARNAPLTRPRPGHADYSGMLKYDFDDARPVLERASARETAARVAAATVARNFLAQVLDAHVVSHVISIGASEPFDGATPGPDDLDRIDASPVRAASAEAEASMIAEIEAAKKAGDTLGGVVEVVVTGLPVGLGSHVSGETRLDARLAGALMGIQAMKGVEIGDGFLTARRRGSQAHDEMVPGPDGVLRSTNRAGGLEGGMTNGEALRVRVAMKPISTVPKALSTVDMSTGEQASAIHQRSDVCAVPAAGVVAEAMVALVVAQAALDKFGGDSVTETADNVRRYRERAAARLPGADHTATP; encoded by the coding sequence GTGTTGCGCTGGATAACTGCCGGAGAATCCCACGGCCCCGCCCTGGTCGCCCTCGTCGAAGGGATGATCGCCGGGGTCGAGGTCACGACGGACGACATATCGTCCCAACTCGCACGTCGCCGCCTCGGCTACGGGCGCGGTGCGCGGATGAAATTCGAGGCCGACAAGGTCACCGTGCTCGGCGGCGTCCGGCACGGCCGCACGCAGGGCGGACCGGTCGCGATCGAGATCGCGAACACCGAGTGGCCCAAGTGGGAGACCGTCATGTCGGCCGACCCGGTGGACCCCGCCGAACTCGCCGACGTCGCGCGCAACGCGCCGCTGACCCGCCCCCGCCCCGGCCACGCCGACTACTCCGGGATGCTCAAGTACGACTTCGACGACGCACGTCCGGTGCTCGAGCGCGCCAGTGCCCGCGAGACCGCGGCCCGCGTCGCCGCCGCGACCGTGGCGCGCAACTTCCTCGCCCAGGTGCTCGACGCGCACGTGGTGTCCCACGTGATCTCCATCGGCGCATCCGAACCCTTCGACGGCGCCACTCCCGGCCCCGACGACCTCGACCGCATCGACGCCAGCCCCGTACGGGCGGCGTCGGCCGAGGCCGAGGCGTCGATGATCGCCGAGATCGAGGCGGCCAAGAAGGCGGGCGACACCCTCGGCGGAGTCGTCGAGGTCGTCGTGACCGGCCTGCCCGTGGGCCTCGGGTCCCACGTCAGCGGCGAGACCCGTCTCGACGCACGCCTGGCCGGTGCCCTGATGGGCATCCAGGCGATGAAGGGCGTGGAGATCGGCGACGGCTTCCTCACCGCACGGCGGCGCGGGAGCCAGGCCCACGACGAGATGGTCCCCGGACCCGACGGCGTCCTGCGTTCGACCAACCGCGCGGGCGGACTCGAGGGCGGCATGACCAATGGTGAGGCCCTGCGCGTGCGGGTGGCCATGAAGCCGATCTCGACGGTGCCCAAGGCGCTCTCGACCGTGGACATGTCCACCGGCGAACAGGCCAGTGCCATCCACCAGCGTTCCGACGTCTGCGCGGTGCCCGCAGCAGGCGTCGTGGCCGAGGCCATGGTCGCGCTCGTCGTCGCGCAGGCCGCACTCGACAAGTTCGGCGGGGACTCGGTCACCGAGACCGCCGACAACGTGCGCCGGTACCGCGAGCGTGCCGCCGCGCGACTCCCCGGCGCGGACCACACCGCGACACCGTGA
- a CDS encoding shikimate kinase, protein MGAGKSTVGVALADLLGVGFCDTDHEIEARAGRSVAEIFADEGEQFFRTMEAQVVADVLATHLGVIALGGGAVMTPAVRASLAGHRVVHLAVTPEAGFARVRSSQRPLLRPGPVAGTAEATPEDRYRALLTERATTYHQVADITTDTTGRAPAVLADEIARVLGVRPASAPRDEGLPQ, encoded by the coding sequence ATGGGCGCGGGCAAGTCGACCGTCGGTGTCGCGTTGGCCGACCTGTTGGGCGTCGGGTTCTGCGACACCGACCACGAGATCGAGGCCCGCGCCGGCCGCAGTGTCGCCGAGATCTTCGCCGACGAGGGCGAGCAGTTCTTCCGCACGATGGAGGCGCAGGTGGTGGCCGACGTGCTCGCGACCCACCTCGGGGTGATCGCGCTCGGCGGCGGAGCAGTCATGACCCCCGCGGTACGGGCGAGCCTCGCCGGGCACCGCGTGGTCCATCTCGCGGTCACACCCGAGGCGGGCTTCGCGCGCGTCCGATCCTCGCAACGCCCCCTGCTGCGTCCGGGGCCGGTCGCCGGAACCGCCGAGGCCACCCCCGAGGACCGATACCGCGCGCTGCTCACCGAGCGCGCCACGACCTATCACCAGGTCGCCGACATCACCACCGACACCACCGGCCGTGCCCCCGCGGTACTGGCCGACGAGATCGCGCGTGTGCTCGGGGTACGCCCCGCGTCGGCGCCCCGAGACGAAGGACTCCCGCAATGA
- the aroB gene encoding 3-dehydroquinate synthase yields the protein MTEPIRIHVATERPYDVVIGRGLLTDVVEAAAGADSIAILYQPPLMATAEAVREALAAAGFDAHRIEIPDAEAGKDLSVAAFCWEVFGRIGMKRNDIVIGLGGGAATDLAGFVAATWMRGVPVINIPTTLLGMVDAAVGGKTGINTDAGKNLVGSFHEPRAVLIDTATLETVPPNEIIAGLAEVIKTGFIADPEILTLIEADPAAARDPLGAVLPELIRRSVQVKADVVAADLRESSLREILNYGHTLAHAIERREQYRWRHGAAVSVGLVYAAELGRLAGRLDDATADRHREILESVGLPTGYDDDAFGDLLKTMSGDKKNRSGVLRFVVLDGLAKPGRLEGPDPSLLVAAYGAIARTASPSGPILL from the coding sequence ATGACCGAGCCCATCCGCATCCACGTCGCCACCGAGCGTCCCTACGACGTCGTCATCGGGCGGGGACTGCTCACCGACGTCGTCGAGGCAGCCGCGGGCGCCGACTCGATCGCGATCCTCTATCAGCCGCCGCTGATGGCCACGGCCGAGGCGGTCCGCGAGGCCCTCGCCGCCGCCGGGTTCGACGCGCACCGCATCGAGATCCCCGACGCAGAGGCAGGCAAGGACCTCTCGGTCGCCGCCTTCTGCTGGGAGGTGTTCGGGCGGATCGGCATGAAACGCAACGACATCGTCATCGGCCTGGGCGGGGGAGCGGCCACCGACCTCGCCGGGTTCGTCGCGGCGACCTGGATGCGCGGGGTGCCGGTGATCAACATCCCGACCACCCTGCTCGGCATGGTCGACGCAGCCGTCGGCGGCAAGACGGGCATCAACACCGATGCGGGCAAGAACCTCGTCGGGTCGTTCCACGAGCCCCGCGCGGTGCTCATCGACACCGCGACGCTGGAGACGGTCCCGCCCAACGAGATCATCGCCGGACTCGCCGAGGTCATCAAGACCGGTTTCATCGCCGACCCCGAGATCCTGACGCTCATCGAGGCCGATCCGGCCGCCGCCCGCGACCCCCTCGGCGCGGTGCTCCCCGAACTGATCCGCCGCTCGGTGCAGGTCAAGGCCGACGTCGTAGCCGCGGACCTGCGGGAGTCGTCACTGCGGGAGATCCTGAACTACGGCCACACGCTGGCCCACGCCATCGAGCGACGTGAACAGTACCGCTGGCGTCACGGCGCGGCGGTGTCGGTGGGATTGGTCTACGCCGCCGAACTGGGACGGCTGGCGGGACGGCTCGACGACGCGACCGCGGATCGGCACCGGGAGATCCTGGAGTCGGTCGGCCTGCCCACCGGCTACGACGACGACGCGTTCGGCGACCTGCTCAAGACGATGTCGGGGGACAAGAAGAACCGGTCGGGGGTACTGCGATTCGTCGTCCTCGACGGACTGGCGAAGCCCGGACGACTCGAAGGACCCGACCCGAGCCTGCTGGTCGCGGCGTACGGGGCCATCGCGCGAACCGCGTCGCCGTCGGGCCCCATCCTGCTCTGA
- a CDS encoding B-4DMT family transporter → MVSWLLRGLSMSAVHIVARVLLGMAIVHSPLHGTLWKTAAVAAVVLLALIWGGVDGIIDGRAHDDPDDYADLTVMWLKAGVLAGVVSGIVSWALSNYVFGGMGQNSFFVELFAGGSFTALLIFVPALAGVGVGRFLAHRQSRKDARNAQDDTREHQTA, encoded by the coding sequence ATGGTTTCGTGGTTGCTTCGCGGTCTGTCCATGTCGGCCGTGCACATCGTCGCCCGAGTTCTGCTCGGTATGGCGATCGTTCACTCCCCGTTGCACGGGACGTTGTGGAAGACGGCTGCGGTCGCCGCGGTCGTGTTGCTCGCCCTCATCTGGGGTGGCGTCGACGGCATCATCGACGGACGCGCGCACGACGATCCCGATGACTACGCCGACCTCACCGTCATGTGGCTCAAGGCCGGTGTCCTCGCCGGTGTGGTGTCCGGCATCGTGTCGTGGGCGCTGAGCAACTACGTGTTCGGCGGCATGGGGCAGAACAGCTTTTTCGTCGAGCTCTTCGCCGGCGGTTCGTTCACCGCGCTGCTGATCTTCGTGCCCGCCCTCGCAGGCGTGGGGGTCGGCCGTTTCCTGGCCCATCGCCAGTCCCGCAAGGACGCACGCAACGCGCAGGACGACACCCGCGAGCACCAGACCGCCTGA
- a CDS encoding M24 family metallopeptidase, which translates to MTALTPSVTDPHAAHQARRDLLRVHIATLGADAAVIGDLVNVRYLTGFTGSNAALLVSASAEGDRICTDGRYVTQVGEQVPDVEAVIGRDCPGTLLDLVAPSGPTVAVEEHALTVTAWRALTERTEGAQPPVRLVALGRAVENLRMVKDDGEVELLRQACQAADVALATIIERGVIAPGQTERQVARSLEWEMYACGADDISFETIVAAGANSAVPHHRPTDAILATGDFVKIDFGAVVGGYHSDMTRTYVLGSAADWQHEIYELVAAAQAAGRAALSPDAPVVEVDAAARSVIDDAGYGENYVHGLGHGVGLEIHEAPGIGKLGTGTLPCGAAVTVEPGVYLPGRGGVRIEDTLVVRAGAPELLTTTDKTFSVI; encoded by the coding sequence ATGACCGCACTGACGCCTTCGGTGACCGATCCACACGCCGCCCACCAGGCACGACGCGACCTTCTGCGCGTGCACATCGCGACACTCGGGGCCGACGCCGCGGTGATCGGCGACCTCGTCAACGTGCGCTATCTGACCGGTTTCACCGGATCCAACGCCGCGCTGCTCGTCTCGGCGTCGGCCGAGGGCGACCGGATCTGCACCGACGGTCGCTACGTGACCCAGGTCGGCGAGCAGGTCCCCGATGTCGAGGCCGTGATCGGGCGCGACTGTCCGGGCACCCTGCTCGACCTCGTCGCGCCGTCGGGCCCCACGGTCGCCGTCGAGGAACACGCGCTCACGGTCACCGCGTGGCGGGCCCTGACCGAGCGCACCGAGGGAGCGCAGCCGCCGGTCCGGCTCGTCGCGCTCGGGCGGGCGGTGGAGAACCTGCGGATGGTGAAGGACGACGGCGAGGTCGAACTGCTGCGCCAGGCCTGCCAGGCCGCCGACGTCGCGCTCGCCACGATCATCGAGCGGGGTGTCATCGCCCCCGGACAGACCGAGCGGCAGGTGGCGCGCAGCCTCGAGTGGGAGATGTACGCGTGCGGCGCCGACGACATCTCGTTCGAGACGATCGTCGCGGCCGGCGCGAACTCGGCCGTCCCGCATCACCGCCCCACCGATGCGATCCTCGCCACCGGCGACTTCGTCAAGATCGACTTCGGTGCCGTCGTCGGGGGGTACCACTCCGACATGACCCGCACCTACGTGCTGGGGTCGGCCGCGGACTGGCAGCACGAGATCTACGAACTCGTCGCCGCCGCCCAGGCGGCCGGGCGGGCCGCGCTGAGCCCCGACGCCCCGGTGGTGGAGGTGGACGCCGCGGCGCGATCGGTGATCGACGACGCCGGCTACGGGGAGAACTACGTGCACGGACTCGGCCACGGCGTCGGTCTGGAGATCCACGAAGCGCCGGGAATCGGCAAGTTGGGGACGGGTACACTGCCATGCGGTGCGGCAGTCACCGTCGAACCCGGTGTCTATCTGCCCGGCAGAGGCGGCGTCCGTATCGAGGACACGCTGGTGGTCCGTGCCGGCGCTCCCGAGCTCCTGACCACCACCGACAAGACATTTTCTGTCATCTAG